A genomic region of Natronoarchaeum mannanilyticum contains the following coding sequences:
- a CDS encoding phosphotransferase family protein codes for MTDAYLDRLVDDDALASYLDAELGPADAFEYERLGEGHSNETLAVTWGARDLVLRRPPAGETADTAHDVTREYRVMDALQGTDVPVPTTVLVCEDRDVIGSEFYLMERARGDVPRDDEPERFATPEHRRRLGEEVIDTLAAIHEVDYEAVGLGEFGHPEGFTARQVQRWSEQYTWAFEVTSEDREVPEIYDLTGWLMENVPEDHPHTLVHGDFKLDNLMFATGTPPELTAVFDWELSTLGDPRTDLGLLALFWRDPGDPDPPTPELLQPFTEREGYPTREELFERYEDRTGIAFEHRRFYQVLAAYKLGALGEMFYRRHLEGNAADPLYPKMEAGVPRLAEYALALAEGEIEL; via the coding sequence CGGTCCGGCCGACGCGTTCGAGTACGAGCGCCTCGGCGAGGGCCACTCCAACGAGACGCTGGCGGTGACCTGGGGCGCCCGGGACCTCGTGTTGCGCCGCCCGCCGGCGGGCGAGACGGCCGACACCGCCCACGACGTGACCCGCGAGTACCGCGTGATGGACGCCCTGCAGGGGACCGACGTGCCGGTGCCGACGACGGTGCTGGTCTGCGAGGATCGCGACGTGATCGGCAGCGAGTTCTATCTGATGGAGCGCGCTCGGGGGGACGTGCCCCGCGACGACGAACCGGAGCGGTTCGCGACGCCCGAGCACCGTCGGCGCCTCGGCGAGGAGGTCATCGACACGCTGGCGGCGATCCACGAGGTCGACTACGAGGCCGTGGGACTCGGTGAGTTCGGGCACCCGGAGGGGTTCACCGCGCGGCAGGTCCAGCGCTGGTCCGAGCAGTACACCTGGGCGTTCGAGGTCACCAGCGAGGACCGCGAAGTCCCCGAGATCTACGACCTGACGGGCTGGCTGATGGAGAACGTTCCCGAGGACCATCCCCACACGCTGGTCCACGGCGACTTCAAGCTCGACAACCTCATGTTCGCGACGGGGACGCCGCCGGAACTCACGGCCGTCTTCGACTGGGAGCTCTCGACGCTGGGCGACCCTCGGACCGACCTGGGCCTGCTGGCGCTGTTCTGGCGCGACCCCGGCGATCCCGACCCGCCGACGCCGGAGCTGCTCCAGCCGTTCACCGAGCGCGAGGGGTATCCCACTCGCGAGGAACTGTTCGAACGCTACGAGGACCGGACGGGGATCGCCTTCGAGCACCGGCGCTTCTACCAGGTGCTGGCGGCCTACAAGCTCGGCGCGCTCGGCGAGATGTTTTACCGGCGCCATCTGGAGGGCAACGCCGCCGATCCGCTGTACCCGAAGATGGAGGCGGGCGTCCCGCGACTGGCCGAGTACGCGCTCGCGCTGGCCGAGGGCGAGATCGAGCTGTAG
- a CDS encoding CBS domain-containing protein — protein sequence MEFDEVRVDEYMTTDIETVGPDAWVTDVVDRIKEGSQFNGLPVVDEDEQLLGFVNAIDLLEIYGDESVDEVMTRELVVVRPEMTVKNAARVIFRTGHQFLPVVDEDGELLGMFSNGDAVRSQIERTTPSKVESTRRMLERNHDTSIDVDEREIEISSLIPTQREVYADELEGRKYELKNDLAEPLIAVSHGSTTFLVDGHHRAMAARRLDLDRTLAYVLDVPVEDVDELGFEMVARRGGLDSLADVEVNDYVQHPLIEKTEPDR from the coding sequence ATGGAGTTCGACGAGGTCCGCGTCGACGAGTACATGACGACCGACATCGAGACCGTCGGCCCGGACGCGTGGGTGACCGACGTCGTCGACCGCATCAAGGAGGGATCCCAGTTCAACGGGCTCCCGGTCGTCGACGAGGACGAGCAGCTCCTGGGATTCGTCAACGCGATCGACCTGCTGGAGATCTACGGCGACGAGTCGGTCGACGAGGTGATGACCCGCGAGCTCGTCGTCGTCCGGCCCGAGATGACGGTGAAGAACGCGGCGCGGGTGATCTTCCGGACCGGTCACCAGTTCCTCCCGGTGGTCGACGAGGACGGCGAACTGCTCGGCATGTTCTCGAACGGCGACGCGGTCCGCAGCCAGATCGAGCGGACGACGCCCTCGAAGGTCGAGAGCACCCGTCGGATGTTGGAACGGAACCACGACACGTCGATCGACGTCGACGAGCGCGAGATCGAAATTTCCTCGCTGATCCCGACCCAGCGGGAGGTGTACGCGGACGAACTGGAGGGCCGAAAGTACGAGCTCAAAAACGACCTTGCGGAGCCGCTGATCGCCGTCTCGCACGGATCGACGACGTTTCTCGTCGACGGCCACCACCGGGCGATGGCCGCGCGGCGACTCGATCTCGACCGGACGCTGGCGTACGTGCTCGACGTTCCGGTCGAGGACGTCGATGAGCTGGGATTCGAGATGGTCGCCCGCCGCGGCGGCCTGGACTCGCTGGCCGACGTCGAGGTCAACGACTACGTCCAGCACCCGCTCATCGAGAAAACGGAACCGGATCGGTGA
- a CDS encoding NUDIX hydrolase, which produces METTRHFVATVYVVNDGATALHEHDKLDMWLPPGGHVDRDELPHEAALREAREEIGLDVSLLADADGPESETARSLPQPQQFLLEDINVTPEGVGHQHVDFVYYGEVDHRDVTPAKGEQDAADWEWFEPADLRARADELADDVVEVGIDAIEAVEDGRS; this is translated from the coding sequence ATGGAGACGACGCGTCACTTCGTCGCGACCGTCTACGTCGTCAACGACGGCGCGACGGCGCTCCACGAGCACGACAAGCTGGACATGTGGCTCCCGCCCGGCGGGCACGTCGACCGCGACGAACTGCCTCACGAGGCGGCGCTCCGGGAGGCCCGGGAGGAAATCGGGCTGGACGTCTCGTTGCTGGCCGACGCCGACGGCCCCGAGTCGGAGACCGCTCGGTCGCTCCCTCAACCTCAGCAGTTCCTGCTGGAGGACATCAACGTCACGCCGGAGGGCGTCGGCCACCAGCACGTCGACTTCGTCTACTACGGCGAAGTCGATCACCGCGACGTCACGCCCGCGAAGGGCGAGCAGGACGCCGCCGACTGGGAGTGGTTCGAGCCGGCGGACCTGCGAGCGCGAGCGGACGAGCTGGCCGACGACGTCGTCGAGGTCGGCATCGACGCGATCGAGGCCGTCGAAGACGGTCGGAGCTGA
- a CDS encoding universal stress protein, with protein sequence MYDRILVAVDGSEPANAALDHALDVASDCDAEVRALYVADTNRDSVTTVGTDVRDALEQEGEDVIEGARERAAARDVPFTGEVVQGEPGDAILEAADERAADLVAIGTSGKGAIRRFLLGSVAEHVIRRADVPVLSVRADEDVRVEYPYDSILVPTDGSEHASRAMERAVELARRHDATLHVLSVVDVMAVGVDSRADLMIDQLEERAREAVEDAGAEAGEAGVDVVTDTIVGSIHREIRSYAEENDVDLLTMGTHGRRGVDRFLLGSVTERVLRTAPAPVLTVRGEDEED encoded by the coding sequence ATGTACGATCGGATTCTGGTCGCCGTCGACGGTAGCGAGCCCGCCAACGCCGCTCTCGATCACGCGCTCGACGTCGCTTCCGACTGCGACGCCGAGGTCCGCGCGCTGTACGTCGCGGACACGAACCGCGACAGCGTCACCACGGTCGGAACCGACGTCCGCGACGCGCTCGAACAGGAGGGCGAGGACGTGATCGAGGGCGCACGCGAGCGCGCGGCCGCTCGTGACGTCCCGTTCACGGGCGAAGTCGTTCAGGGCGAGCCGGGCGACGCGATTCTCGAAGCCGCCGACGAGCGCGCGGCCGACCTCGTCGCGATCGGCACCAGCGGCAAGGGCGCCATCCGGCGCTTCCTGCTCGGCAGCGTCGCAGAGCACGTCATTCGTCGGGCCGACGTGCCGGTGCTCTCCGTGCGTGCCGACGAGGACGTCCGGGTCGAGTACCCCTACGACTCGATCCTGGTGCCGACCGACGGGAGCGAGCACGCCTCGCGCGCGATGGAACGAGCCGTCGAGCTGGCCCGGCGCCACGACGCCACGCTGCACGTGCTCTCGGTCGTCGACGTCATGGCCGTCGGCGTCGACTCGCGGGCCGACCTGATGATCGATCAACTCGAAGAGCGCGCCCGCGAGGCCGTCGAGGACGCCGGCGCGGAGGCCGGCGAGGCGGGCGTCGACGTCGTCACCGACACGATCGTCGGCTCGATCCACCGCGAGATCCGATCGTACGCCGAGGAGAACGACGTCGATCTGCTCACGATGGGCACCCACGGACGCCGCGGCGTCGACCGGTTCCTGCTCGGCAGCGTCACCGAGCGCGTCCTGCGAACGGCGCCGGCGCCGGTGCTGACGGTTCGCGGCGAGGACGAGGAGGACTGA
- a CDS encoding DUF7475 family protein, with protein MARRSDDMGVLRPVALGPVHWAMIALALLTGGIHLYVAATTGEPAYAVLGIVLLAGLGVFFTRWFAPPLYLVGAVYVSLLLVAWVIAGQQLLALAIVDKLVQVALIVVFAYLLVIESGSASENGP; from the coding sequence ATGGCCCGCCGTTCCGACGATATGGGCGTTCTCCGCCCCGTTGCTCTCGGTCCCGTCCACTGGGCGATGATCGCGCTCGCGCTCCTGACGGGCGGGATCCACCTCTACGTCGCCGCGACGACGGGCGAACCGGCGTACGCGGTGCTGGGGATCGTTCTGCTGGCCGGGCTCGGCGTGTTCTTCACGCGCTGGTTCGCGCCGCCGCTGTACCTCGTCGGCGCCGTCTACGTCTCCCTGTTGCTCGTGGCGTGGGTGATCGCCGGCCAGCAGCTGCTCGCGCTGGCGATCGTCGACAAGCTGGTCCAGGTGGCGCTGATCGTCGTCTTCGCCTACCTGCTGGTCATCGAAAGCGGGTCGGCGTCGGAAAACGGGCCGTAG
- a CDS encoding transcription initiation factor IIB translates to MTDTSIRERASDERSTESETESLACPECGGQVVSDEERGETVCADCGLVVEEDEIDRGPEWRAFDAAEKDEKSRVGAPTTKMMHDDGLSTNIGWQDKDAYGQSLSSRQREKMSRLRTWNERFRTRDSKERNLKQALGEIDRMASALGLPDTVRETASVIYRRALDEDLLPGRSIEGVATASLYAAARQAGTPRSLDEIDAVSRVDRDEIARTYRYVVRELGLEIQPADPEQYVPRFASELEVSDEAEMRARELLRSAKDSGVHSGKSPVGMAAAAVYAAALLTNEQVTQSEVGEVASVSEVTIRNRYHELLEADDAAPA, encoded by the coding sequence ATGACAGACACCAGCATCCGAGAGCGCGCGAGCGACGAGCGATCGACCGAGTCCGAGACCGAGAGCCTCGCCTGTCCGGAGTGTGGCGGCCAGGTCGTCTCGGACGAGGAGCGCGGCGAGACGGTCTGTGCCGACTGTGGGCTCGTCGTGGAAGAAGACGAGATCGACCGCGGCCCCGAGTGGCGCGCGTTCGACGCCGCCGAAAAGGACGAGAAGTCACGCGTCGGCGCCCCGACGACGAAGATGATGCACGACGACGGCCTCTCGACGAACATCGGCTGGCAGGACAAGGACGCCTACGGCCAGTCGCTGTCCTCGCGCCAGCGCGAGAAGATGTCGCGCCTGCGCACCTGGAACGAGCGCTTCCGCACCCGGGACTCCAAAGAGCGCAACCTCAAGCAGGCGCTCGGCGAGATCGATCGGATGGCTTCCGCGCTCGGGCTGCCCGACACCGTGCGGGAAACGGCGAGCGTGATCTACCGGCGCGCGCTCGACGAGGACCTCCTGCCGGGCCGCTCGATCGAGGGCGTCGCGACGGCGTCGCTGTACGCCGCCGCCCGCCAGGCCGGCACGCCCCGCAGCCTCGACGAGATCGACGCCGTGAGCCGGGTCGATCGCGACGAGATCGCCCGAACGTACCGCTACGTGGTCCGCGAGCTGGGACTGGAGATCCAGCCCGCCGATCCCGAGCAGTACGTCCCCCGGTTCGCCTCCGAGCTCGAGGTCTCCGACGAGGCCGAGATGCGCGCCCGCGAACTGCTCCGGAGCGCCAAGGACAGCGGCGTCCACTCGGGCAAGAGCCCCGTCGGGATGGCCGCGGCAGCGGTGTACGCCGCCGCCCTGCTGACCAACGAGCAGGTCACCCAGAGCGAGGTCGGCGAGGTGGCGTCGGTCAGCGAGGTCACGATCAGAAATCGCTACCACGAACTGCTCGAAGCCGACGACGCCGCGCCGGCCTGA
- a CDS encoding alpha/beta hydrolase, with the protein MEYDQWREQLQTTTVPVDEHELDVAYYDEGEGDPVLFLHGIPTSSFLWRHAAPEIAEDRWVIAPDMVGYGQSEMRDSFDRSIRAQEAMIDALLDELGIDSIAFVGHDLGGGVALRYAVHEPDRVDALVLSNAVAYDSWPIETIIELGLPGTIGEMDVEDLQGTLDGMLRSTLAGDPDDAFVEGIQAPWRSEEAKISLSRNAVGTNTSHTTEVDPSEIAAPTLLLWGAADEFQPIEYAQRLESDIDDAEIVGLDGAYHWVPEDRPDEYTKELRSFLDGA; encoded by the coding sequence ATGGAGTACGACCAGTGGCGAGAGCAACTGCAGACGACGACCGTCCCGGTCGACGAGCACGAACTCGACGTGGCCTACTACGACGAGGGTGAGGGCGACCCCGTGCTATTCTTGCACGGCATCCCGACGTCCTCGTTCCTCTGGCGTCACGCCGCTCCGGAGATCGCGGAGGACAGGTGGGTGATCGCGCCGGACATGGTCGGCTACGGACAGTCGGAGATGCGCGACTCGTTCGACCGCTCGATCCGGGCCCAGGAGGCGATGATCGACGCGCTGCTCGACGAGCTGGGGATCGATTCGATCGCCTTCGTCGGCCACGACCTCGGCGGCGGCGTCGCGCTGCGGTACGCCGTCCACGAGCCGGATCGGGTCGACGCGCTGGTGCTCTCGAACGCCGTCGCGTACGACTCCTGGCCGATCGAGACCATCATCGAACTGGGGTTGCCAGGCACAATCGGGGAGATGGACGTCGAGGACCTCCAGGGAACGCTCGACGGGATGCTTCGGAGCACACTGGCGGGCGACCCGGACGACGCGTTCGTGGAGGGGATCCAGGCGCCGTGGCGGTCCGAGGAGGCGAAGATCTCGCTGAGCCGGAACGCAGTCGGGACGAACACGAGCCACACGACCGAGGTCGACCCGAGCGAGATCGCGGCGCCGACGCTGCTGCTGTGGGGCGCCGCCGACGAGTTCCAGCCGATCGAGTACGCCCAACGGCTGGAATCGGACATCGACGACGCGGAGATCGTCGGGCTCGACGGCGCCTACCACTGGGTTCCGGAGGACCGACCCGACGAGTACACCAAGGAGCTACGGTCGTTCCTCGACGGGGCGTGA